In Brachybacterium saurashtrense, the genomic stretch GCAAGTCCACGCTGGGCACCGCGATCCTCCGCCTCACCGAGCGGCCCGGCGCCATCACCGGCGGCAGCATCCGCTTCGACGGCATGGACATCACCACGATGAGCCAGGAGCAGCTGCGGCCCTACCGGTGGCGGGACTTCTCCACCGTGTTCCAGAGCTCGATGAACGCCCTGAACCCGGTGGTGCGGGTGGAGGACCAGTTCCGCGACGCGATCGAGCTGCACTCCTCCCGCCGCGGCGCCGCCGTGGTGGAGCGGATCGAGGAGCTGTTCGACCTCGTGCTCATCGACCACCGCTTCATCCGCGCCTACCCGCACGAGCTCTCCGGCGGGATGAAGCAGCGCGTGAACCTGGCCCTGGCGCTGGCGAACGATCCGAAGTTCGTGCTGCTGGACGAGCCCACCACGGGACTGGACGTGGTGGTGCAGCGCTCCATCCTCGAAGGGGTGCGCCGGCTCCAGGCGGAGCAGGGCTTCGCGGTGCTGTTCATCAGCCATGACATCGGCACCGTCATGGATCTCTCGGACAGGATCCTGGTGATGTACGCGGGCCGGATCGTCGAGGAGCACGACACCGACGACCTGCTGCGCGAGCCGCTGCACCCCTACACCAAGGGCCTGCTGGGCTCCTACGGCGACCCCCGTCAGGAGACCGTGCGGATCACCTATGTGCCGGGCCGGCCGCCGGACCTCTCCCAGCCGCTGAGTGGCTGTCCCTTCGCGCCGCGCTGCCCGGAGAAGATCGACCGCTGCCTCACCGACGCCCCGCCGCTGGTCCCGATGCCGACCCCGCGCACCGAGGACGCGGTGACCGCCCTGCGGCTGGACTCCCAGGGCACCTGGCGACCGCCCCGCGCCGCCTGCCACGTGGCGCTGCTGCAGCGCACCGCGCCGGAGACCGCGGGGCTGCCCGCCCGCACGGTCCGCTTCGCCGGCCCCGCCTTCGAGAAGTCGGTGGGGGAGACGAAGGAGGCGTTCACCGGGGACGTGGTGCTCGACGTGGACCACGTGAGCAAGGTGTTCCACTCCCGGCAGGGGTTCCACCGCAGCGAGACCCTCGCCGTGGACGACGTGAGCTTCCGCCTGCGCCGCGGCATGGTCACCGCCCTGGTGGGGCAGTCCGGCTCCGGCAAGTCCACCCTGGCCCGCATGATCACGGGCGTGGACCGACCCACCGCCGGCACGATCACCTTCCACAGCCGGG encodes the following:
- a CDS encoding ABC transporter ATP-binding protein — protein: MSRHASPSRPGGDAPADGNPAPGAEPRPTAGAERPPILEVEDLTVRYAPKLHPALDAVDHVSFAIQPGEFVGLIGESGSGKSTLGTAILRLTERPGAITGGSIRFDGMDITTMSQEQLRPYRWRDFSTVFQSSMNALNPVVRVEDQFRDAIELHSSRRGAAVVERIEELFDLVLIDHRFIRAYPHELSGGMKQRVNLALALANDPKFVLLDEPTTGLDVVVQRSILEGVRRLQAEQGFAVLFISHDIGTVMDLSDRILVMYAGRIVEEHDTDDLLREPLHPYTKGLLGSYGDPRQETVRITYVPGRPPDLSQPLSGCPFAPRCPEKIDRCLTDAPPLVPMPTPRTEDAVTALRLDSQGTWRPPRAACHVALLQRTAPETAGLPARTVRFAGPAFEKSVGETKEAFTGDVVLDVDHVSKVFHSRQGFHRSETLAVDDVSFRLRRGMVTALVGQSGSGKSTLARMITGVDRPTAGTITFHSRDGDLDVGSLGTSALRGYRSLVQMVFQDPYSSLNPNKTLEYILSRPLKNHRSMGRAEVGAAIDELLERVALTPARRYRSRHGFELSGGQRQRVVIARALAAEPELIIADEPISSLDVSIRAEVLELLQRLVADSDVGILYITHDLLSARMLADDVIVLNQGRVAEHGTAIDVIRDPQDEYTRRLLDAIPNPFADIYKG